GCGGCGCTTTCACCGGCGCCCAGGTGCAGCGGCGCGGGCGCTTTGAGCAGGCCGATGGCGGCACGCTGTTCCTCGATGAAATCGGCGACATGCCGCTGGAGCTGCAAACGCGCCTGCTGCGCGTGCTCAGCGACGGGCAGTTTTACCGCGTCGGCGGCCACCAGGCCGTCAAGGCCCAGGTGCGGGTGATTGCCGCCACGCACCAGAACCTGGAGCAGCGCGTGCAGGCCGGGCAGTTCCGCGAGGACTTGTTCCACCGCCTGAACGTCATCCGTCTGCGCCTGCCGCCGCTGCGCGAGCGGCGCGAAGACATCGCCATGCTGGCGCGGCATTTCCTGCAGCACAGCGCCCGCCAGCTCGGCATGGAGGCCAAGCGCCTGGCTCCGGCCGCCCTGGCGCAGCTCGAAACCTTTGCCTTCCCCGGCAACGTGCGCCAGCTGGAGAACATCTGCCACTGGCTGACCGTGATGGCCCCGGCCCAGGTGGTCGAGCCCAAAGACCTCCCGCCCGAGGTGCGCGCCAGCGGCAGTGCCGCCCTGGCCCCGCTGCTGCCCAGCACAACGCTGGCCGGGGGTGAAGCCGCTGTCCCCGTGCCCGCCAGCGTTACCCCTGGCTGGGAGCTGGGGCTGGCGCAAGAGGCTTCGGCGCTGCTTGATACGGGCGCGAGCGATATTTGGACGCAGCTCGAACGTCGCTTTGAGGCCCGCCTGATTCAGGCTGCACTGAGCAGCACCCAAGGCCGACGGGTCGAGGCAGCGCAGCGCCTGGGCATAGGCCGTAACACCTTGACGCGCAAGATGCAGGAATTGGGGCTGGAGTAAAGGCGCTGCGCTGTGCGGCACAGCACTTTTGGGCTCAATTTTTTGATAAAAACAGCCTCTAGCCCTTTATTTATAAGCGCGAGTAGCTATTAAAAAATGAGCATTTGATGTCTTGGTGCGGGAGATTTTGCTAGTGGTTTACCCCTAAATCTCTTTGCAGAACTTTACCTTTGCCCGGGTAAAGAGACAATTCGCCCCCGTCTCTCCCATAGGCATAGGAAGCGCGCTTTTGTCCACCTCTTTGGTTTCTGTACCGCCCGCCGGCGGTTGGCGTTGGGTTGCGCGGCATTGGCCGGTGCTCGATGGGGCGGGGGTGCTCGCGCTGCTGCTGCTGTACGGTCTGGTGTGGACGCTGCTCTACGCCTTCACCACCTTGTCGCCGCCGGTGGACAACGTCGAGCAGCTGGTCTGGCTGCACTCGATGGAGTGGGGCTACTACAAGCATCCACCACTGCCGACCTGGATCATCGGCGCGCTGGCGCAGGTGTTTGCGCCGGGCGCAGCCCTCACTTACACCCTGGGTGCGCTCACCACCACCGCTGCGATGGCGCTGCTGTGGCAGCTGCTGCTGCAGCTGCGCGGGCCGCGCTACGCCACCTTGGGGTTGCTCGGGGCGCTGGCCATCAGCCTGTACTGTGGCCGCATCTATTACTACAACCACAACGTCTTGTTGCTGCTGTGGGTGGCGCTGGCGGCGCACCTGAGCTGGGGCCTGGCGCAGCGCCCCCGCCTGCGCACCTGGGCGGCGCTGGGGTTGGTCACGGGCCTGGGCATGTTGACCAAGTACCAGTTCGTGCTGGCGCTGGCGGTGATCGGCCTGTGGTGGTTGCACCTGCGGGGCTGGCGCCAGTCGGTGCACCGCCGGGGCGCCTGGCTGGCCGCTGTGGTTGCACTCTTGGTGTTCGCACCGCATGGGTATTGGCTCGTCACGCACGACTGGCTGCCGCTGGCTTACGCCCGCGAGAGCGCCTTGGGCCAGGGTTTGCGCGGCAGCCAGCGCTGGCTGCACGCGCTGCAGTTTGCACTCGATTGGTTTTTCAACCGCTGCCTGCCGGCGTGGCTGCTGCTGGGCGCGGCCTGGCGGTGGGGGCGGCGTGGGGCGCAGGCCCTTGAGTGTTCGCCAGCAGACGATGCCCGCATTTTCTTGCTGCTGTGGGGCCTGGTGCCTCTGGGGCTGATGCTGGCCATGGCCCTGCTTGGGGGCTCCAAGCTGCACCTGCACTGGGCAACGGCGTTTATTTTGTGGACGGTGCCCGCCCTCATGGAATGTGCCCGCCGCGCCCCCTGGTCGCAGCTGCGCACCGTGCGCGCTGCCTGGGTGGCGTTTGTGGTGGTGCAGGCCCTGGTCATGGCCCAGGCTTGGATGGCCTCGCCCCGGGGGGCACGCGGCTACAAGGCCGACCATACGGACTTTTTCCCGTCCGAAGCGGTGGCAGCGCAAATTGCCCTGCAGGCGCCGGCGCTGCTGGGCGGGCCGGTGGAGATTGTCAGCGGCTCGCAGGAACTGGCCAGCGTGCTGGCGTTGAGGTTGCCGGCCCAACCCCGGGTGCTGGTCGATGGCCAGCTGCGCTACAGCCCCTGGATTGCGCCCGCCGAGCTGCGCCAGCGGCGCGCGATCGAGGTCTTTCATGCCCCGGCGCAGCTGCCCGCCGGTGCCCACCTGGCGGGGCACGGCATTGCCTGGCGGCCCCTGGTGTTGCCGACGCCGTAGGCGTTACAAATTGAGCTCGACCACCACCGGCGCGTGGTCGCTGGGCTGCTTGTTCTTGCGAGGCGTGCGATCCACGTAACACGCCTGGGCCTGGGGGGCCAGGGCCGGGCTCACCAGAATGTGGTCAATGCGCAGGCCCCGGTTTTTCTGAAAACCCAGCATCCGGTAGTCCCACCAGCTAAAGCTTTTGGGCGCTTGCTCGAACAGCCGAAACGCATCGACCAGCCCGAGTGCGAGCAGGGCCTGGAAATGGGCGCGCTCGGCGCTGGTGTGGTGGATGGTCTCGCGCAGGCCCTCGGGGTCGTAACTATCACGGTCTTCGGGGGCGATGTTGAAGTCGCCCAGCAGCGCCAGGCGCGGCTGTTGCGCCAGTTCGGTGCGCAGCCAGCCCGCGAGGGCATCGAGCCAGCGCATCTTGTAGGCAAATTTTTCGCTGCCGGGCTCCTGGCCGTTGACGAAGTAGCCGTTGACCAGGCGCAGCGGCCCCGCCGGGGTGTCGAGCGTGGCGGCGATGGCGCGCGCTTGCTCGTCGGCAAAACCGGGGATGTTGCGCACCACGTCGCGCAGCGGCTGGCGGCTGAGAATGGCGACGCCGTTGTAGGTTTTTTGCCCGTGCACTGCGGCCTCGTAGCCGGCAGCGCGCAGGGCGTCGAAGGGGAATTTGTCGTCACTGAGTTTGAGCTCTTGCAGGCACAGCGCATCGACCGGGTGCGCGCCCAGCCAGTCGAGCACCTGCGGCAGGCGCACGGTGAGGGAGTTGACGTTCCAGGTGGCCAGGCGCATGGTCAGAACCCCAGGGAGGCCAGCAAGTCGTCCACATCGTCTTGCTTGAGCGCCTTGTCGGGCACCTGCGGTCCGGCGAGCTCGGCCTTGGGCTGCACCACGGCGGTCAGGCGCTCGGGTGCGCTGTGCATGAGCAGCTCCAGCAGCTGCTTTTCGGTCTGGCCGATGATGTCGATCACCTTCTTGATGATCTGGCCCGACAGGTCTTGAAAGTCCTGCGTCATCATGATCTCGGTCAGCAGCAGGTTCTGGTTGTCGGCAAACTGCTGCGCCGCCTGGGAAAAGCGGTGGCACTGCGCAGCCATTTCCGCGCTGCTGCCTGGGGGCGCTTGCAGCGACTCGGTAAACGCCTGGCTGCGGGCTTTGAATTGCTGGCAGTCGGGCTGGCCCGAGTCGATCAGGTTGAGCACCTTGGTGGCGGCCGATTCTGTCATGTGGCCGACGTGGCTCAGGCGGTCGCGGGCGTCGGGAAACTCTTGGGCAATCGCGTGCAGGCTCTGGTCCAGGCCCAGCTGCGTCATGGCCTCGTGCAGGTTGCGCGTGATGCGGCCCAGGCGCTCGAAGGTTTCTTCCGGGATGTCGTGTGCAGGGGGGGTCATGCCAGGCCCTTTCGCTTGAGGATGGCTTCTATTTTTTCGCGCAACGTGGCCACCGTAAAGGGCTTGACGATGTAACCGTCGGCCCCGGCCTGGGCGGCGTCGATGATGTTTTCCTTGCGCGCCTCGGCTGTGATGAGCAGAAACGGCAGGTGCTTGAGCTGCTCGGAGGAGCGTACCGCGTGCAGCAGCTCCAGCCCCGTCATGCGCGGCATGTTCCAGTCGCTGATGACGAAATCGACGTCGTTGCTTTCGAGCTTGCGCAGCGCCTCGGCGCCATTTTCTGCTTCCAGGATGTGGGTGGCACCGGCCTCGCGCAGCAGGTTGCTGACGATACGGCGCATGGTGGCAAAGTCATCGACCACCAGAAGCGACTGACTGGATAAATCCATTGTTGTTTTTCTCGTAAGAGCAAAGTAGCACAGTTGTTCTATTTTAGTTGAACAAATTGTTTCAAGTTTGCATCAAGGGTGAGCCATTGCCCCAGCCCGCTGGCGCGCTCGGTGCTCTGGCCCACGGCCTGGGCCAGCAGCCCCGGCGCTTGCTCCACCAGCGTGAAGGCAGCGCGCGCGCGGGTGATGCCGGTATAGACCAGCTCGCGCGCCAGCAGCGCTGCGCAGCCGGTGGGCAGCACCAGCGCGGTGTGGGCAAATTCCGAGCCCTGGCTTTTGTGCACCGTCATGGCAAAGGCGGTTTCCACATGCGCCAGGCGCGTGCTGCTCACGGCGTGCAGCGCCTCGCCCT
This DNA window, taken from Acidovorax sp. HDW3, encodes the following:
- the ntrC gene encoding nitrogen regulation protein NR(I); its protein translation is MQPIWIVDDDPSIRFVLEKALARENLPTRSFTQAREVLDALGSASAAERPLVLISDIRMPGPSGLQLLEQVHALQPGLPVIIMTAYSDLDSAVSAFQRGAFEYLPKPFDLPHAIELIRRAVQEGEREQTSEPGEDSPPEMLGQAAAMQEVFRAIGRLSQSQVTVLITGESGSGKELVARALHRHSPVARGPFVAINTAAIPKDLLESELFGHERGAFTGAQVQRRGRFEQADGGTLFLDEIGDMPLELQTRLLRVLSDGQFYRVGGHQAVKAQVRVIAATHQNLEQRVQAGQFREDLFHRLNVIRLRLPPLRERREDIAMLARHFLQHSARQLGMEAKRLAPAALAQLETFAFPGNVRQLENICHWLTVMAPAQVVEPKDLPPEVRASGSAALAPLLPSTTLAGGEAAVPVPASVTPGWELGLAQEASALLDTGASDIWTQLERRFEARLIQAALSSTQGRRVEAAQRLGIGRNTLTRKMQELGLE
- a CDS encoding glycosyltransferase family 39 protein: MSTSLVSVPPAGGWRWVARHWPVLDGAGVLALLLLYGLVWTLLYAFTTLSPPVDNVEQLVWLHSMEWGYYKHPPLPTWIIGALAQVFAPGAALTYTLGALTTTAAMALLWQLLLQLRGPRYATLGLLGALAISLYCGRIYYYNHNVLLLLWVALAAHLSWGLAQRPRLRTWAALGLVTGLGMLTKYQFVLALAVIGLWWLHLRGWRQSVHRRGAWLAAVVALLVFAPHGYWLVTHDWLPLAYARESALGQGLRGSQRWLHALQFALDWFFNRCLPAWLLLGAAWRWGRRGAQALECSPADDARIFLLLWGLVPLGLMLAMALLGGSKLHLHWATAFILWTVPALMECARRAPWSQLRTVRAAWVAFVVVQALVMAQAWMASPRGARGYKADHTDFFPSEAVAAQIALQAPALLGGPVEIVSGSQELASVLALRLPAQPRVLVDGQLRYSPWIAPAELRQRRAIEVFHAPAQLPAGAHLAGHGIAWRPLVLPTP
- a CDS encoding exodeoxyribonuclease III, which gives rise to MRLATWNVNSLTVRLPQVLDWLGAHPVDALCLQELKLSDDKFPFDALRAAGYEAAVHGQKTYNGVAILSRQPLRDVVRNIPGFADEQARAIAATLDTPAGPLRLVNGYFVNGQEPGSEKFAYKMRWLDALAGWLRTELAQQPRLALLGDFNIAPEDRDSYDPEGLRETIHHTSAERAHFQALLALGLVDAFRLFEQAPKSFSWWDYRMLGFQKNRGLRIDHILVSPALAPQAQACYVDRTPRKNKQPSDHAPVVVELNL
- a CDS encoding protein phosphatase CheZ — translated: MTPPAHDIPEETFERLGRITRNLHEAMTQLGLDQSLHAIAQEFPDARDRLSHVGHMTESAATKVLNLIDSGQPDCQQFKARSQAFTESLQAPPGSSAEMAAQCHRFSQAAQQFADNQNLLLTEIMMTQDFQDLSGQIIKKVIDIIGQTEKQLLELLMHSAPERLTAVVQPKAELAGPQVPDKALKQDDVDDLLASLGF
- a CDS encoding chemotaxis response regulator CheY encodes the protein MDLSSQSLLVVDDFATMRRIVSNLLREAGATHILEAENGAEALRKLESNDVDFVISDWNMPRMTGLELLHAVRSSEQLKHLPFLLITAEARKENIIDAAQAGADGYIVKPFTVATLREKIEAILKRKGLA